The following nucleotide sequence is from Kiritimatiella glycovorans.
GGAGAAGATTGATCACCCCGACCTGCAGTGCCTCATCGGTGCTTTCAGCCACATTGAACAATCCGAGCTGCAGCCCGCGAAGATGGGCCGAGTAATTCACGAACGCGGTCTGCAGTCCGTAGGTCGAGCCGCCGGAGTAATTGATGCATCCGCCCTGCCAGCCCGTGAATTCCGCCGTGGCGTAATTGACCGCCGCCCACTGAACCCCGCGGTAGCTTTCGGCGTAGTTGAGCAGAAGCGACCAGCTGAACCCGAGGCTTTGTCCTGTGGAGCCGTTGACGATACCCAGTGCCAGGGCTTCCTGCGGATTTTCCCCCCAGATGTTCAGAGCGATTCCGCGAATCATGACACCCCGGTCATGGATCGCCACATCGGGCGTCAGGCTGAGCTGAACGGGTTCCGCCGCCGAGGCGCTTAACCCCGCCGTCATCATCATAACCGTAAATACAACAGCTTTTCTTTTCACGGGAACACTCCTTTCCTTTTCATTCTTTAACCTGCCCGGTCGTCGCATCGGGCTGCTGCGGTTTGATTCTAATACGATCCCTGCGCGAATTCCAGCAATTCATTGACGGTGAGTGAAAGCAGCGATTCTCATTATGGCTTCACCCTTTTCGGTCGGGGTGGCACCCGACCCTCCCAGTGCCCGAAAATGCGTCGGATATCGACTCGGGAGGGACGGCTGCCACGCCGTCCGCGGTCGGAATGCGGCCATAATGAGAACTGCTGGAATGAAAGGGCGCAGACTTGTATATCCCGCCGGATTCTGTGCTATGATCCGGCGCGACTGAACGCCTTAGCCGGGAGAATGCCGATGACACCGAAGGCCGTGCGTATCCTTTTCATTGCGCTGCTGGCGACCTCCGCCCGCGCCGCGGAGGTCGCCCCGGACCGCAGACCCGTCTACAGGGAGACCCCGCAGCAGGATCTCGCCGTGCACATCTACCTCCCGGAAGGGTGGGACGCCCGCGACCGTCGGCCGGCCGCAGTATTCTTCTTTGGAGGGGGTTGGAAGGGCGGCAATCCCC
It contains:
- a CDS encoding LA_2272 family surface repeat-containing protein, encoding MKRKAVVFTVMMMTAGLSASAAEPVQLSLTPDVAIHDRGVMIRGIALNIWGENPQEALALGIVNGSTGQSLGFSWSLLLNYAESYRGVQWAAVNYATAEFTGWQGGCINYSGGSTYGLQTAFVNYSAHLRGLQLGLFNVAESTDEALQVGVINLLPENETWFGNLPEELAPGMVLVNWSF